The genomic stretch GCCGGCAAACCCGGATGCTCCAATTATTATGGTTGGTCCTGGCACAGGCGTCGCTCCATTCCGTGCGTTCCTTGAAGAGCGCGAGGAGCTTGGCATAGACGGCAAATCTTGGCTCATTTATGGAGACCGTCATTTTGTTACGGATTTCTTATATCAGACCGATTGGCAGAGAATGCTGAAGGACGGCGCACTTACGAAGCTTGATGTTGCATTCTCTCGTGATACAGAGGAGAAGGTCTACGTACAGCATCGCTTGCTTGAGAAAAGTCGTGAAGTATTTGAATGGCTTCAAGAAGGTGCTTATGTTTATATTTGCGGTGATGAGAAGCATATGGCGCATGATGTTCATTCAGCATTGCTGACGGTCATCGAGCAAGAGGGCGGATTAAACGCAGAAGCAGCAGCAGCTTACTTGGATAATCTTCAACAAGAGCAGCGTTATCAACGTGACGTATATTAAGAAATAAATCTGGCTGCAACAGCGAGCGTAAGAATGATCTACTCGTGCAGCGACCAAAACTAAATGTTTAGTTTAACTTATATAGAGTGCGTTAATGATTGTGAGAGGAGATAGCAACAATGGCAAAAGAACAATTGGTTAAGCCTATCGGCGGCCCGCCAAGCGAAGTAGAGCATATCAAAATCGAGAGCAACTACTTGCGCGGTGCGCTAGTCGAAACCTTGAGAAATCCGATTACAGGGGGCTTGCCTGAGGATGACAATCGGTTGTTGAAATTTCATGGGAGTTATATGCAGGATGACAGAGATCTGCGTAATGAGCGTGAAAAACAAAAGCTAGAGCCTGCATTTCAGTTTATGATTCGAGTAGTTTTGCCAAGCGGTGTAGCTACCTCTGAGCAATGGCTTGCTATGGATGAATTAGCGCATAAATACGGCAACGGCACGTTGCGTTTGACGACTCGTCAAACGTTTCAAATGCATGGCATATTAAAATGGAATTTGAAGCCCACGCTGCAAAAAATCAACAGCGAGCTTATGACGACACTAGCTGCCTGCGGAGACGTAAATCGTAATGTTATGTGCAGCCCGAATCCTTTTCAGTCAGAGCTTCATGAAGAGGTTACTTACTGGGCTCGTCAAGTGAATGATCACTTGGCTCCACGTACACGTGCTTATCACGAAATTTGGCTTGATGGCGAGAAGGTTGTCGATGGTCAGCAGGACGGTACTGAGGTCGAGCCTATCTATGGACCAGTGTACCTGCCGCGTAAATTCAAAATCGGATTTGCAATTCCCCCTTATAATGATGTTGACGTATTCTCACAGGACATCGGATACATTGCTGTCGTTGAAGACGGCAAGCTGAAGGGCTTTAACATCTCGGTTGGCGGCGGTATGGGTATGACTCATGGCGATACAGCTACGTATCCTCAACTAGGGAAAGTCATTGGCTTCTGTCCTCCAGAGCGCATCGTAGCGCTGGCAGAGAAGACCGTCATGATTCAAAGGGACTACGGAAACCGTTCGATTCGTAAAAACGCTAGATTTAAATATACCATTGACCGTCATGGCAT from Paenibacillus sp. FSL H8-0548 encodes the following:
- the cysI gene encoding assimilatory sulfite reductase (NADPH) hemoprotein subunit; translation: MAKEQLVKPIGGPPSEVEHIKIESNYLRGALVETLRNPITGGLPEDDNRLLKFHGSYMQDDRDLRNEREKQKLEPAFQFMIRVVLPSGVATSEQWLAMDELAHKYGNGTLRLTTRQTFQMHGILKWNLKPTLQKINSELMTTLAACGDVNRNVMCSPNPFQSELHEEVTYWARQVNDHLAPRTRAYHEIWLDGEKVVDGQQDGTEVEPIYGPVYLPRKFKIGFAIPPYNDVDVFSQDIGYIAVVEDGKLKGFNISVGGGMGMTHGDTATYPQLGKVIGFCPPERIVALAEKTVMIQRDYGNRSIRKNARFKYTIDRHGIDWFKTELQNRLGWQLEDVRPYSFDNNGDRYGWLKGSNGKWNLTVYIQSGRIEDNETYSLMTGLREIAKLHTGEFRITPNQNLIIGNISSQKKRKITQLAEQYGITDGAQHSALRRSSLSCVSLPTCGLAMAEAERYLPELIDKLEPIINEAGLRDKEINIRMTGCPNGCARPALGEISFIGKSLGKYNMYMGAGFAGERLNKLYLENIDETEIIDTLKPIINQYAKERETGEHFGDFVIRAGYVKAVNDGQEFHS